A segment of the Corylus avellana chromosome ca2, CavTom2PMs-1.0 genome:
TCTATGTATGAATGAGTAGATTGAATACACAAGTAAATTCAAGTTGTAGGCTAAAAACATCACCTGGTGCCATATACCCAATAGTAGCAAGAGTCATAGTTTGTATCATAGAATCCCCATCACCAAGCAACTTGGAAATGCCAAAATCAGCAACGTGCGCGACCAAATTTTCATCTAATAAGATATTTCTAGGTTTCAAATCACAATGAGCAATAGGTGTTGAAGAACCATAGTGAAGGTATTCCAATGCTGATGCGACATTGATCATTATATTTAGTCTTTGTAAGATACTCAAACAGTGGTCTTGAGAATACAACCACTTCTCAAGGTTCCCATTAGGCATGTATTCCAACACAAAAGCTTTAAAGTTCATGTTACTACACGTGGTaatgattttgacaagatttcgATGACGAATATTGTGTAGTATCCCACACTCTGTATCAAAACTCTTGACTGCCCCTTCTACTGCCAAGTTGAAAACTTTTACTGCAACAATCATTCCATCTGAAAGTGTTCCTTGATATACTGATCCGAAGCTCCCATTACCAAGTAAGTTGAGTGAACTAAACCCTTCTGTTGCTTGTAAAAGTTCTTGTTGGGAAATTCTTCTCCATGTCGTTACAGGTAACGAGTTTGCATCCATTGGAAATTTTGTATTCCTTTTTCTGCATCTTGTCCATGCTAATACAAGAGTAACTACAAGCATTGTTAATCCAATTGTTGGTAATACATACTTTAGTATACATACTGATGCGGTCTTTTTGGCTCGGGAAACACCTTCTTTACACGGGGGAACTTGAAATCGGGGAGCACCACAAAGTCCATCATTTGACATAAATGATGTAGCGAAGAAGTGTACAAATGGTCCTCCTACAGGAATTTTTCCTCCTAATCTATTGAAAGAGACATTTAGATATTTGAGATACGAGAGCGCTTCTAAGGAAGTGGGGATCTCTCCAGATAAATTGTTACTAGAAAGATCCAAGAATTCCAAGCTTACTAGTTCACCAAATGATTCAGGAATTGAGCCTTCTAATTTATTGTTCGCCAAGGAGAGATTAGCTAGATCTTTGAGGCCACCAATTGTTGCTGGGATATGACCAAATAGTTGATTTCTTGATAACTCCAATACTCTCAAGACCTTCAAATTCCCAATCTCTAATGAGAGAGGGCCACTTAGATAATTTGATGAGAGTTGGACCTCCAAGATATATGTACGGCTCCACTAGCTCATGGGAATCGTGGAAGTTAATTGGTTGAAGCCTAAGTAAAGATATCTTAGAAATGTGAGATTATTTACACATGCAGGAATAGGTCCAGAAAGCTCATTACCACCTAAACCCAAAGCGAACAAGCTCTCTAAATGACAAAGATCGGATGGGATGGGACCTTCTAGTCTATTATTAAAAAGATTGAGAGCTTGAAGCTTGTGCAATCTTCCCACTGTAGTTGGAATAGGTCCATCCAATTTATTGAGATATAAAGACAAAGTCATCAAATTGCTTAAATTTCCTATATCTCTTGGAATGCTGCCTTTAATATTGcaattatatatgtaaattttttgaagAGAAGTGGAGAGATTTCCAATGGAACTAGGAAGGACGCCATTCAATGGATTATCTGACAAGTCTAAAGTATTTAGATATGCCAAATTcgacaaagaagagaaaaagttaAATTCTGGAGTGGATGATTCAATGGTCAAATTATTTCTTGCTAGGCGGAGCCACTTGAGGAGCCTTAAATTACCTAGTGGTTTAGGAATTAAGCCTGAGAATGAGTTGTCTCCTAGATCTAATTTAGTGAGTTTCGAAGCATTGGAGATAGAGCTAGGTATTGTTCCACTCAGTTTGTTATAATCAAGATAAAGATACTGAAGATTTGGAAGGAAGAGGCCTGCATTTGATGGAAGATGGCCTGAGAGGTTATTCAAATGCATACCAATTACTCTTATTGTTGAGATATTAAAGATTTCAAATGGAATTGAACCATTGAAGTTGTTGACACCGATATCGAAGGTCTCAAGGTTTTGTAGATTACCAATCTCATTTGGTATTGCACCTAACACAATATGAACAACCACACATTATTattcataacaaaaaaataatgtgcTTTAAATGAATCATACATACAAGTGAACAGATGTCTAAAAACCCAactaaaacttcaaattaagagctaattaataaataagtcACTCCCTTCACTGTCCTGGTTTCACACGGCTAGTTGGCCGCCTTGTCGATTGagcctctattttatttattagttgAGCTGTGTGGACAAtcatattaatttgttattagcgTGAGCCATTGATGTGATATTTTCTAAGCCTTAACTTTCAATATGAAAAGAATAGgagaaagggaaaaaggaaaaagaaaaaagaccacAAGAGGTGAAGACACAAGTTGTTTAATGCACTCTTTGTTTTAAActaatcaaatatcaatttgGTTAGCGTGTTCAATTGAGGCACGCAAAATGCATGACGAGATAATGGTGGGCACATTTGTTGTTGTCTAGAGAATGCTTTAAGAAGGCAATGCCCAATGGGCTTAACTTTGTTATGTGGGTGGGGATTGAGGCAGCAATGATTAATAGATAACAAACAAACAGAGTGCGTTTAGtcttttgcttatttttatttctatgctCATACAATGTTACTagaaataatgttatttttgttgcaCTACTTGATTTGTGCTTGCAAGAAGCTCCATTAGAAAAGCCCAACCCACATATCTCACTGATCACCAATCAACACTATTTTAGGAGTGCGGCTCTTGCAAACCAAGGGATAGCACTCTAGCTAGCAACAATATActatgtttgttaatatgttttttgggatattttttgtctttaatttgaaaaaaaaaatgtttttatatcaaaaattatttacttgtatttaatagttttttatgttgaagatattttttaatgttttcgtttttaaaagagaaaacaaaaatataaataaaccaaGCCTAGATTACTATCCACTAGAGTTTTCTATTttcatagaatttttttaattacgtTCTTTTGTTTCCTACAATGTTGTGcctaaatattttgtatttccaATTCAAAGGTATCCAATCTGACGCTATCAAAAGGCAAAATCCTGAGTAAATGATGTTATTTATATAATCAATCAACTAAATCAGGATTAAACATACTTTTATAGTTGTTGTAGTTAAGTTCTAATGTTGTGAGCATAtggttaagtttccaatttATGGAGGAACACTTCCCATGAACCCATTATCCCCACCTATCGAAAAATTGGAATTGTTAGCACTTGAAAGAAGTGGATATATGAGAGAGAACCTATAAAATAGTTACCATTTataaacaaatattgaagtttaatcatcaaaagggtaaaaaaatGCTAAACAAACCTTCAAACTTGTTCTGGCCAAGGTACAACTTGGTAAGCAtggttaagtttccaattttcaaagGTACTATTCCCTTGAATCTATTCCCCGACAATGATAGAatttgcagttgtttgcacttaaacaaagtagatgggATAGTACCTATAAAACAGTTactatttaaaacaaaataatgaagtttaatctataaaatgctaaaagaatactaaacaaaccttcaaaCTTGTTATTGGCAAGGTATAACTTTGTAAGCAtggttaagtttccaatttccaaaggtacTCTTCCCATGAATCTATTAACCGACAATAATAGAatttgcagttgtttgcacttaaacaaagtagatgggATAATACCTATAAAATAGTTactatttagaaacaaatattgaaatttaatctataaaatgctaaaagaatattaaacaaaccttcaaagttgttatagTCAAGGTATAACTTTGTAACATCCATGGATGAATCAACTAAAGCATGACTAAACATACCTCCAATGCTATTGTTGTAAAGGTATAATTCTGTGAGCATGATTAAGTCCCCAATTTCTGAAGGTATATTTCCTGTGAATCTATTAACCGGCAATGATAGAatttgcagttgtttgcacttaaacaaagtagatgggatagtacctataaaacagttactatttagaaacaaaaattgaagtttaatccataaaatgctaaaagaatactaaacaaaccttcaaagttgttatCTGCAAGGTACAACTTTGTAAGCATagttaagtttccaatttccaaaggtacTCTTCCCATGAATCTATTAACCGACAATGATAGAATTTGTagttgtttgcacttaaacaaagtagatgggatagtacctataaaatagttactatttagaaacaaatattgaagtttaatctataaaatgctaaaagaatactaaacaaaccttcaaagttgttatagTCAAGGTATAACTTTGTAACATCCATGGATGAATCAACTAAAGCATGACTAAACATACCTCCAATGCTATTGTTGTGAAGGTATAATTCTGTGAGCATGATTAAGTCCCCAATTTCTGAAGGTATATTTCCTGTGAATCTATTAACCGACAATGATAGAATTTGGagttgtttgcacttaaacaaagtcgatgggatagtacctataaaacagttactatttagaaacaaaaattgaagtttaatctataaaatggtaaaagaatactaaacaaaccttcaaagttgttatCTGCAAGGTACAACCTTGTAAGCAtggttaagtttccaatttccaaaggtacTCTTCCCTTGAATCTATTAACCGACAATAATAGAATTTTCAGTTGGTTGCACTTAAACAAAGTCGATGGGATAGTACCTACAAAATAGTTactatttagaaacaaatattgaagtttaatctataaaatgctaaaagaatactaaacaaaccttcaaagttgttatagTCAAGGTATAACTTTGTAACATCCTTGGATGAATCAACTAAAGCATGACTAAACATACCTCGAATGCTATTGTTGTAAAGGTATAATTCTGTGAGCATGATTAAGTCCCCAATTTCTGAAGGTATATTTCCTGTGAATCTATTAACCGACAATGATAGAatttgcagttgtttgcacttaaacaaagtagatgggATAGTACCTATAAAATAGTTAccatttagaaacaaatattgaagtttaatctataaaatgctaaaagaatactaaacaaaccttcaaagttgttatagTCAAGGAATAACTTTGTAACATCCATGGATCCATCAACTAAAGCATGACTAAACATACCTCCAATGCTATTGTTGTAAAGGTATAATTCTGTGAGCATGATTAAGTCCCCAATTTCTGAAGGTATATTTCCTTTGAATCTATTAACCGACAATGATAGAatttgcagttgtttgcacttaaacaaagtagatgggatagtacctataaaaaagttactatttagaaacaaatattgaagtttaacctataaaatgcaaaaagaatactaaacaaatcttcaaagttg
Coding sequences within it:
- the LOC132169338 gene encoding probable LRR receptor-like serine/threonine-protein kinase At3g47570, translated to MASLVIASVPNVTTDQSALLALKAQISYDPRNILSNNWSSSTSVCSWIGITCGFRHHRVTALNLSYMGLIGTIPPHVGNLSFLVSLSVENNNFHGSMPNELARLYRLRHLSVKFNDFKGEIPSWMGLLSKLQYLALSGNSFTGNIASEIGDLIMLTELYLYNNSIGGTIPSTLFKCKKLKILSLSVNRFMGRVPLEIGNLTMLTKLYLADNNFEGNIPSEIGDLTMLTELYLYNNSIGELYLYNNSIGGMFSHALVDGSMDVTKLFLDYNNFEGTIPSTLFKCKQLQILSLSVNRFTGNIPSEIGDLIMLTELYLYNNSIRGTIPSTLFKCNQLKILLLSVNRFKGRVPLEIGNLTMLTRLYLADNNFEGNIPSEIGDLIMLTELYLHNNSIGGMFSHALVDSSMDVTKLYLDYNNFEDNNFEGNIPSEIGDLIMLTELYLYNNSIGGMFSHALVDSSMDVTKLYLDYNNFEGTIPSTLFKCKQLQILSLSGNRFKGIVPLKIGNLTMLTKLYLGQNKFEGAIPNEIGNLQNLETFDIGVNNFNGSIPFEIFNISTIRVIGMHLNNLSGHLPSNAGLFLPNLQYLYLDYNKLSGTIPSSISNASKLTKLDLGDNSFSGLIPKPLGNLRLLKWLRLARNNLTIESSTPEFNFFSSLSNLAYLNTLDLSDNPLNGVLPSSIGNLSTSLQKIYIYNCNIKGSIPRDIGNLSNLMTLSLYLNKLDGPIPTTVGRLHKLQALNLFNNRLEGPIPSDLCHLESLFALGLGGNELSGPIPACVLRVLELSRNQLFGHIPATIGGLKDLANLSLANNKLEGSIPESFGELVSLEFLDLSSNNLSGEIPTSLEALSYLKYLNVSFNRLGGKIPVGGPFVHFFATSFMSNDGLCGAPRFQVPPCKEGVSRAKKTASVCILKYVLPTIGLTMLVVTLVLAWTRCRKRNTKFPMDANSLPVTTWRRISQQELLQATEGFSSLNLLGNGSFGSVYQGTLSDGMIVAVKVFNLAVEGAVKSFDTECGILHNIRHRNLVKIITTCSNMNFKAFVLEYMPNGNLEKWLYSQDHCLSILQRLNIMINVASALEYLHYGSSTPIAHCDLKPRNILLDENLVAHVADFGISKLLGDGDSMIQTMTLATIGYMAPGDVFSLQLEFTCVFNLLIHT